The following are encoded together in the uncultured Sphaerochaeta sp. genome:
- the hisIE gene encoding bifunctional phosphoribosyl-AMP cyclohydrolase/phosphoribosyl-ATP diphosphatase HisIE codes for MDYMALDFEKQGGLVPAIIQDAVTNKVLMLGYMSDESLKITRDRGLVTFWSRSRNTLWTKGETSGNYLEVRDIIEDCDHDTLLIKAIPTGPVCHTGSDTCFAEENNPEKIPATDFLFYLEQVIHDRREFPQEGSYTNHLFSRGINKIAQKVGEEAVELIIESKDDNKDLFLGESADLLYHFLVLLTQKEVRLSEVVEILKGRHSR; via the coding sequence GTGGATTGGTTCCCGCAATTATCCAGGATGCTGTGACAAACAAGGTATTGATGCTCGGTTATATGAGCGATGAGTCGCTCAAGATTACCCGTGACCGTGGCCTTGTCACCTTCTGGTCCAGAAGTCGCAATACGCTTTGGACGAAAGGGGAGACCAGTGGAAATTATCTTGAGGTCAGGGATATTATTGAGGATTGTGACCATGACACCCTCCTGATCAAGGCAATACCCACTGGACCGGTGTGCCACACTGGAAGTGATACCTGTTTTGCAGAGGAAAATAACCCTGAAAAAATTCCAGCGACCGACTTCTTATTCTACCTTGAGCAGGTTATCCATGACCGCCGTGAATTCCCTCAGGAAGGTTCCTACACCAACCATCTCTTCAGTAGAGGCATCAACAAGATTGCACAGAAAGTAGGGGAAGAGGCAGTTGAGCTCATCATTGAGAGCAAGGATGACAACAAGGACCTGTTCCTCGGAGAATCTGCAGATCTTCTCTACCACTTCCTGGTGCTCCTTACCCAGAAGGAAGTACGGTTGAGTGAAGTTGTTGAGATTCTCAAGGGAAGACACAGTAGATAG